Proteins encoded by one window of Culicoides brevitarsis isolate CSIRO-B50_1 chromosome 2, AGI_CSIRO_Cbre_v1, whole genome shotgun sequence:
- the LOC134832773 gene encoding ribonuclease kappa: protein MKICGPKLSLCGLIISVWGIIQLALMGVFYYMHSVALIEDLPLQEHYETAAQFYSDADKAYSQNAFNCWIAALIYVATLVVSGQQFYANSRSSVN from the exons atgaagatttgtGGCCCAAAACTATCGCTCTGCGGACTGATCATTTCCGTTTGGGGAATAATCCAGTTG GCGCTCATGGGTGTTTTCTACTACATGCATTCAGTGGCGTTGATTGAGGATCTGCCACTGCAAGAACACTACGAAACTGCTGCCCAGTTTTATTCGGATGCGGACAAAGCTTACAGCCAGAATGCATTCAACTGTTGGATAGCGGCTTTAATTTATGTCGCCACTCTAGTCGTGTCTGGACAACAATTCTACGCCAACAGCCGTTCGTCTGTAAATTAA
- the LOC134832771 gene encoding uncharacterized protein CG1161, which translates to MKRLLVLPLVIFAVHIILADAQSYEDKRCKCVCPSVNSVINRTTNDDSRMLIIENVLPSQCNCDEVILPRLAKKNISINGKEKEFCPRCECKYENRNTTTIKVIVIIVIFVISILCVYMLFLFLLDPLLNKRMKLNYQEHTNEEDETNSNPMQMVFGPSTSRANEAGGSNNVLNRVGAHQDKWKKQVKEQRKNIYDRHSMLN; encoded by the exons ATGAAGCGACTTTTGGTCCTTCCTCTCGTCATATTTGCCGTTCACATAATTCTTGCTGAC gccCAAAGTTACGAAGATAAGCGATGCAAATGTGTCTGCCCGTCGGTAAACAGCGTAATTAATCGCACCACAAACGACGATTCTCGCATGCTAATTATCGAAAATGTTCTGCCATCGCAGTGCAATTGCGACGAAGTCATTTTGCCGCGACTCGCCAAGAAAAATATCTCGATCAATGGCAAAGAAAAGGAATTTTGTCCACGTTGCGAATGCAAATACGAGAATCGGAACACGACAACGATCAAAGTCATTGTCATCATCgtgatttttgtcatttccatTCTTTGCGTTTACATGTTGTTCCTGTTCTTGCTGGATCCCTTGCTGAACAAACGCATGAAGTTGAATTATCAGGAACACACGAACGAGGAAGACGAAACGAATTCGAATCCGATGCAAATGGTGTTTGGACCGTCGACTTCGCGCGCAAATGAGGCAGGCGGATCGAATAATGTCTTGAACCGGGTGGGAGCGCATCAGGACAAGTGGAAGAAACAGGTGAAGGAACAGCGGAAGAATATTTACGATCGTCATAGCATGTTGAATTGA